The window AACGCCTTTGCGCGCTTTGCCGTGGACGAGTTTATGGACGAGGTCACGTCGATCGACATCGTGGACATCAACGCCGGTAATCACGGTAAGTATTTTTCGACGAACTTCGATCCGGAGATCAATTTTCGTGAGTTCACGGGCACTGTCTACAGCTGGCAGGAAGGCGCATGGCAAGAGAACAAGATGTTCGAGGTTGGCCGCGAATGGGACCTGCCCGTCGTGGGTAAGCAAAAGGCCTATATGTCCGGCCATGATGAGGTTCACTCGCTTGCGGCCAACTATCCGCAGGCAGATATCCGGTTCTGGATGGGCTTCGGCGATCACTACATCAACGTCTTTACCGTGCTGCAAAACCTTGGCCTGCTGTCAGAGCAGCCGGTAACGACAGCCGAAGGGCTTGAGGTTGTGCCGCTGAAGCTGGTGAAGGCGGTATTGCCTGACCCATCCAGCCTTGCGCCGAATTACACTGGTAAGACCTGCATCGGTGATCTGGTCAAAGGTGTCAAAGACGGCAAAGAAGTCGAAGTGTTCGTGTACAATGTCGCCGACCACAAAGACGCCTATAACGAAGTCGGCAGTCAGGGCATTTCCTACACCGCTGGTGTGCCGCCAGTGGCTGTTGCGATGCTGATCGCACAGGGCTACTATGACCATGGCAAGATGATGAACGTCGAAGAGCTGGACCCGAAGCCGCTGTTTACGCTGCTGGACACCATCGGTCTGCCGACCCGCGTAAAAGACGAAAACGGCGACCGCGCTTGGGATCAAGCGTAAGCTTTCGTAACAGGCGGTAAGAATCGGAGGCCCCTCTTGTCATGGCAGGGGGGACCTCCTACTCCTTAGGCTCGGGAGCTTGTTCTCGTGCTTTAGGATATGGCGCAGCGACGATGACCACTGGCTCTCCTTCCCAACTGACCGGCTATCTGGCCGCATGGACGATTGTGTTTGTCTGGTCCTTCTGGCTGATCGTCAGTCGGGTGGCAGCGGATAGCGGTCTTACGATTTATGATCTGGCTGCGATGCGCTACGGGCTTGCGTCGTTTGTGGCAGTGCCTTTGTGCATTTATTACAAGCCTTGGCGCGGAATGAAGCTGACGCAAATTGCGGTGGTCTCGTTCATCCTCGGACCAATGTATATTCTTAGCGTCTTTTCAGGCTTTCTGTTTGCCCCCGCCGCACATGGGGGCATCTTTATGAACGGGGTGCTGCCGCTGGTGGGCATCTTGATCGGTCTTTTGTTGTTTCGCGCGTCGCCGTCCCCCCGACAGCTTTTTGGCGCTGCGTTGATCCTTGTCTCGGCCATTGTGCTGGCGTGGGACGGTACGGTCACACGCGGCGAACTTGCCTGGATCGGGGACCTGCTGTTTATCGTAGGCGCGGTCTTTTTCTCCTTCTACGTCATTTTGTCCGAGCGTTGGCAACTGGGCGCGATGCAGATTATCTTTTGCGGGACGGTGGTGAACGCTGCGTTGTATATGCCTGTGTATGCCATGTGGTTGCCCTCAGGTCTGGCGGACGCGCCAACCGGTCCACTGCTTCTGCAAGCTGTCTATCAGGGTTTTGTGCCAAATCTTATGGGGCTTTTGTTCATTGCCCATGCGTCGCGCACCATCGGCAATGGTAACACCTCCTCAATCCTTGCGGCAGTGCCGGGCGGCGGTGGTATTCTGGGCGCTCTCATTTTGGGAGAGAGCCTAAGCGCGATCAGTATCGCAGCACTTGTTTTGCTGACAGTGGGCCTGTTGATCAGCGTGCGCCGTCGCGCAACGGTCTTACCGCCATAGGGCAGGAGGGAGCAGCAGGCTGACCTGCCGCCCTCGCTATCAGATTTCAAGGATCGTGCTGCCTGTGGTCTTGCGTGCTTCCAATGCCTCATGGGCCTTTGCAACATCGCGTAGGGCAAAGCGTTGGCC is drawn from Sulfitobacter sp. S223 and contains these coding sequences:
- a CDS encoding DMT family transporter, whose protein sequence is MTTGSPSQLTGYLAAWTIVFVWSFWLIVSRVAADSGLTIYDLAAMRYGLASFVAVPLCIYYKPWRGMKLTQIAVVSFILGPMYILSVFSGFLFAPAAHGGIFMNGVLPLVGILIGLLLFRASPSPRQLFGAALILVSAIVLAWDGTVTRGELAWIGDLLFIVGAVFFSFYVILSERWQLGAMQIIFCGTVVNAALYMPVYAMWLPSGLADAPTGPLLLQAVYQGFVPNLMGLLFIAHASRTIGNGNTSSILAAVPGGGGILGALILGESLSAISIAALVLLTVGLLISVRRRATVLPP
- a CDS encoding saccharopine dehydrogenase family protein, which produces MKRNVLIIGAGGVAQVVAHKCAQNNDVLGDLHIASRTVSKCEAIIQSVHDKAAMKQEGVFEAHEVDGMDTDAVVALINKIGVQIVINVGSPFVNMTVLEACIQTGAAYIDTAIHEDPTKICETPPWYGNYEWKRREACAEAGVTAILGAGFDPGMVNAFARFAVDEFMDEVTSIDIVDINAGNHGKYFSTNFDPEINFREFTGTVYSWQEGAWQENKMFEVGREWDLPVVGKQKAYMSGHDEVHSLAANYPQADIRFWMGFGDHYINVFTVLQNLGLLSEQPVTTAEGLEVVPLKLVKAVLPDPSSLAPNYTGKTCIGDLVKGVKDGKEVEVFVYNVADHKDAYNEVGSQGISYTAGVPPVAVAMLIAQGYYDHGKMMNVEELDPKPLFTLLDTIGLPTRVKDENGDRAWDQA